The Suncus etruscus isolate mSunEtr1 chromosome 14, mSunEtr1.pri.cur, whole genome shotgun sequence genome contains a region encoding:
- the JOSD2 gene encoding josephin-2, producing the protein MSQPPSVYHERQRLELCAVHALNNVLQQQLFSQEAADDICKRLAPESRLNPHRSLLGTGNYDVNVIMAALQGLGLAAVWWDRRRPLSQLALPQVLGLILNLPSPVSLGLLSLPLRRRHWVALRQVGGVYYNLDSKLRAPEALGDEAGVRAFLAAALAQGLCEVLLVVTKDVEERGSWLQADSATPAPNKTATG; encoded by the exons ATGTCCCAGCCCCCCTCGGTGTACCACGAGCGGCAGCGGCTGGAGCTGTGCGCGGTGCACGCGCTCAACAACGTCCTGCAGCAGCAGCTCTTCAGCCAGGAGGCGGCCGACGACATCTGCAAGAG GCTGGCCCCGGAATCCCGGCTGAACCCCCATCGCAGCCTCCTGGGCACCGGCAACTATGACGTCAACGTGATCATGGCCGCCCTGCAGGGCCTGGGCTTGGCGGCTGTGTGGTGGGACCGGCGGAG GCCGCTGTCCCAGTTGGCGCTGCCGCAGGTGCTGGGGCTCATCCTGAACCTGCCGTCGCCCGTGTCCCTGGGGCTCCTGTCGCTGCCGCTGCGGAGGCGCCACTGGGTGGCCCTGCGCCAGGTCGGGGGCGTCTACTACAACCTGGACTCGAAGCTGCGGGCGCCCGAGGCCCTGGGCGATGAGGCCGGCGTCAG GGCCTTCCTGGCGGCGGCGCTGGCCCAGGGTCTGTGCGAGGTGCTGCTGGTGGTGACGAAGGACGTGGAGGAGCGGGGGTCCTGGCTGCAGGCCGACTCGGCGACGCCCGCGCCCAATAAAACTGCCACTGGCTGA
- the ASPDH gene encoding aspartate dehydrogenase domain-containing protein, whose product MAPNSSPRRVGVLGFGRLGQSLVSHLLSQGPDLGLELVFVWNRNPDRMAGLVPPSLQLQNLAELGERHPDLVVEVAHPKITQEFGGGILQHADLLVGSPSALADASTEQQLLEASGRWGHSVFVARGALWGTEDIARLDAAGGLQSLRVTMSTHPAGFRLEGPLAQVSCSAPRTVLYEGPVRGLCPLAPRNSNTMAAAALAAPSLGFDGVIGVLVADLSLADMHVVEVELRGPPGPSGQSFAVRTRRENPAQPGAVTGSATVTAFWRSVLGCCQLPSRPGIQLC is encoded by the exons ATGGCTCCCAACAGCAGCCCGCGCAGGGTGGGGGTGTTGGGCTTTGGCCGCCTCG GACAGTCCCTGGTCTCCCACCTGCTGAGCCAGGGGCCAGACCTGGGCTTGGAGCTGGTGTTTGTCTGGAACCGGAACCCAGACCGCATGGCGGGGCTCGTCCCTCCTTCCCTGCAGCTCCAGAACCTTGCGGAGCTGGGGGAGAG gCACCCGGACCTCGTGGTGGAAGTGGCTCACCCCAAAATCACCCAGGAATTTGGTGGCGGGATCCTGCAGCATGCAGACCTGCTG GTGGGGTCCCCCTCAGCCCTGGCGGATGCGAGCACTGAGCAGCAGCTTCTGGAGGCGTCAGGCCGCTGGGGCCACTCCGTGTTCGTGGCGCGAGGGGCCCTGTGGGGCACAGAGGACATCGCCCGGCTGGACGCGGCTGGGGGCCTCCAG AGCCTCCGGGTCACCATGTCCACGCACCCCGCCGGCTTCAGGCTGGAGGGGCCCCTGGCCCAGGTGAGCTGCTCCGCGCCCCGCACGGTGCTCTACGAGGGGCCCGTCCGGGGCCTCTGCCCCCTGGCCCCCCGCAACTCCAACACCATGGCGGCCGCCGCCCTGGCAGCCCCCAGCCTGGGCTTCGACGGCGTGATCGGGGTGCTGGTGGCCGACCTCAG CCTCGCCGACATGCACGTGGTGGAAGTGGAGCTGCGCGGACCCCCGGGCCCCTCGGGCCAGAGCTTCGCCGTGCGCACTCGCAGGGAGAACCCCGCGCAGCCGGGCGCCGTCACCGGCTCGGCCACTGTCACCGCCTTCTGGCGCAGTGTCCTGG GTTGCTGCCAGCTCCCCTCCAGGCCGGGGATCCAACTCTGCTGA
- the LRRC4B gene encoding leucine-rich repeat-containing protein 4B, translating to MARARGSARPPRPPARMWWPRGALLFLWLVSPPLGAAAASGGAPPATSCPAACSCSNQASRVICTRRDLAEVPASIPVNTRYLNLQENGIQVIRTDTFKHLRHLEILQLSKNLVRKIEVGAFNGLPSLNTLELFDNRLTTVPTQAFEYLSKLRELWLRNNPIESIPSYAFNRVPSLRRLDLGELKRLEYISEAAFEGLVNLRYLNLGMCNLKDIPNLTALVRLEELELSGNRLDLIRPGSFQGLSSLRKLWLMHAQVATIERNAFDDLKSLEELNLSHNNLMSLPHDLFTPLHRLERVHLNHNPWHCNCDVLWLSWWLKETVPSNTTCCARCHAPAGLKGRYIGELDQSHFTCYAPVIVEPPTDLNVTEGMAAELKCRTGTSMTSVNWLTPNGTLMTHGSYRVRISVLHDGTLNFTNVTVQDTGQYTCMVTNSAGNTTASATLNVSAVDPVAAGGGVGGAGAGPGGGPGGAGGGGPGPGGGYTYFTTVTVETLEAQPGEEALQPRGTEKEPPGPTTDGAWGGGAGGGGGARPGEALGAAAAAASTTAPAPRSSRPTEKPFTVPITDVTENALKDLDDVMKTTKIIIGCFVAITFMAAVMLVAFYKLRKQHQLHKHHGPTRTVEIINVEDELPAASAVSVAAAAAAAGGAGVVGGDSHLALPALERDHLNHHHYVAAAFKAHYGNPGGGGGGGGAKGPGGLNSIHEPLLFKSGSKENVQETQI from the exons ATGGCGCGCGCCCGCGGCTCCGCGCGCCCCCCGCGGCCGCCCGCTAGGATGTGGTGGCCCCGCGGGGCGCTGCTCTTCCTGTGGCTCGTGTCACCGCCCCTGGGCGCCGCCGCTGCCTCCGGGGGCGCCCCGCCCGCCACCTCCTGCCCCGCGGCCTGCTCGTGCAGCAACCAGGCCAGCCGGGTCATCTGCACGCGAAGGGACCTGGCTGAAGTGCCCGCCAGCATCCCGGTCAACACGCGCTACCTGAACCTGCAAGAGAATGGCATCCAG GTGATCCGCACCGACACCTTCAAGCACCTGCGGCACCTGGAGATCCTGCAGCTGAGCAAGAACCTGGTGCGCAAGATCGAGGTGGGCGCCTTCAACGGGCTGCCGAGCCTCAACACGCTGGAGCTGTTCGACAACCGGCTGACCACGGTGCCCACGCAGGCCTTCGAGTACCTGTCCAAGCTGCGCGAGCTGTGGCTGCGCAACAACCCCATCGAGAGCATCCCGTCCTACGCCTTCAACCGCGTGCCCTCGCTGCGCCGCCTGGACCTGGGCGAGCTCAAGCGGCTCGAGTACATCTCGGAGGCGGCCTTCGAGGGCCTGGTGAACCTGCGCTACCTCAACCTGGGCATGTGCAACCTCAAGGACATCCCCAACCTGACGGCGCTCGTGCGCCTCGAGGAGCTGGAGCTGTCGGGCAACCGGCTGGACCTCATCCGGCCCGGCTCCTTCCAGGGCCTGAGCAGCCTGCGCAAGCTGTGGCTCATGCACGCGCAGGTGGCCACCATCGAGCGCAACGCCTTCGACGACCTCAAGTCGCTGGAGGAGCTGAACCTGTCGCACAACAACCTGATGTCGCTGCCGCACGACCTCTTCACGCCGCTGCACCGCCTCGAGCGCGTGCACCTCAACCACAACCCCTGGCACTGCAACTGCGACGTGCTGTGGCTCAGCTGGTGGCTCAAGGAGACCGTGCCGTCCAACACCACCTGCTGCGCGCGCTGCCACGCGCCCGCCGGCCTCAAGGGCCGCTACATCGGCGAGCTGGACCAGTCGCACTTCACGTGCTACGCGCCCGTCATCGTGGAGCCGCCCACGGACCTCAACGTCACCGAGGGCATGGCGGCCGAGCTCAAGTGCCGCACGGGCACCTCCATGACCTCGGTCAACTGGCTCACGCCCAACGGCACGCTCATGACGCACGGCTCCTACCGCGTGCGCATCTCGGTGCTGCACGACGGCACGCTCAACTTCACCAACGTCACGGTGCAGGACACGGGCCAGTACACCTGCATGGTCACCAACTCGGCGGGCAACACCACGGCGTCGGCCACGCTCAACGTGTCGGCCGTGGACCCCGTGGCGGCCGGGGGCGGCGTGGGCGGCGCGGGCGCGGGCCCGGGCGGCGGCCCCGggggcgcgggcggcggcggcccCGGGCCCGGCGGCGGCTACACCTACTTCACCACGGTGACGGTGGAGACCCTGGAGGCGCAGCCCGGGGAGGAGGCCCTGCAGCCGCGCGGCACCGAGAAGGAGCCCCCGGGGCCCACGACCGACGGCGCCTGGGGCGGCGGCGCGGGGGGCGGCGGCGGGGCGCGCCCCGGGGAGGCGCtgggcgccgccgccgccgccgcgtccACCACGGCGCCCGCCCCGCGCTCCTCGCGGCCCACCGAGAAGCCCTTCACGGTGCCCATCACGGACGTGACGGAGAACGCGCTCAAGGACCTGGACGACGTGATGAAGACCACCAAGATCATCATCGGCTGCTTCGTGGCCATCACCTTCATGGCGGCCGTGATGCTCGTGGCCTTCTACAAGCTGCGCAAGCAGCACCAGCTGCACAAGCACCACGGGCCCACGCGCACCGTGGAGATCATCAACGTGGAGGACGAGCTGCCGGCCGCCTCGGCCGTGtcggtggcggcggcggccgcGGCGGCCGGCGGGGCGGGCGTGGTGGGCGGCGACAGCCACCTGGCCCTGCCCGCGCTGGAGCGCGACCACCTCAACCACCACCACTACGTGGCGGCCGCCTTCAAGGCGCACTACGGCAacccgggcggcggcggcggcggcggcggcgccaaGGGCCCCGGCGGCCTCAACTCCATCCACGAACCTTTGCTCTTCAAGAGCGGCTCCAAGGAGAACGTGCAGGAGACGCAGATCTGA